In Persicimonas caeni, a single window of DNA contains:
- a CDS encoding L-threonylcarbamoyladenylate synthase, with protein MDIIKYDEATNSSDKLQHIVNVLEDGGVVCLPCNGKYRLIADLADEAAVMGVMQAKRRVSKAPSLVFVADEKMLDDVADDIDPKARQLIKSLWPGPLTIRFDARRDLPRDVRKILVKATGKVGIRIPDDEFCHKIVEKLGRPIYVSSANKENKHGETSPAQIRQNFFGRIGLFIDAGDLNAGPSSTVVEVKNGEVKVVRDGHVPAEKITETLSA; from the coding sequence GTGGACATCATCAAGTACGACGAAGCCACCAATTCTTCCGACAAGCTCCAACACATCGTCAACGTCCTCGAGGACGGCGGCGTGGTCTGCCTGCCGTGCAACGGCAAGTATCGACTGATCGCCGACTTGGCCGACGAGGCCGCGGTCATGGGCGTCATGCAGGCCAAACGACGCGTCTCCAAGGCGCCGTCACTCGTGTTCGTCGCCGACGAGAAGATGCTCGACGACGTCGCCGACGACATCGACCCGAAGGCTCGCCAACTCATCAAATCGCTCTGGCCCGGGCCGCTCACCATCCGGTTCGACGCGCGGCGCGATCTCCCGCGGGACGTGCGAAAGATCTTGGTCAAGGCGACCGGCAAGGTCGGTATTCGAATCCCCGACGACGAGTTCTGCCACAAGATTGTCGAGAAGCTGGGCCGGCCGATTTACGTGTCGAGCGCCAACAAAGAGAACAAGCACGGCGAGACGTCGCCGGCGCAGATTCGTCAGAATTTCTTCGGTCGGATCGGACTATTCATCGACGCCGGTGATCTGAACGCCGGGCCGTCTTCGACCGTCGTCGAGGTCAAGAATGGTGAGGTCAAGGTCGTGCGTGACGGGCACGTGCCTGCCGAGAAGATTACCGAGACGCTGAGCGCCTAA